In one window of Maribacter sp. BPC-D8 DNA:
- a CDS encoding isoprenyl transferase, with protein sequence MSDINDIDKLNVPKHLAIIMDGNGRWAKERGKLRVFGHEHGVKTVRIVVEECVQLKIEYLTLYTFSTENWNRPKIEVQTLMRLLVSSLKKELKTFNKNNIRLNTIGNIDALPSKAYRELVEVMDQTKQNTGMTLTLALSYGAREELQSMVKEISTKVKNNIISIENIDQEIINSHLYTHDLPDVDLLIRTSGEHRISNFLLWQIAYAELYFIDVYWPDFREHHLVEAIKNYQNRERRFGKTSEQLT encoded by the coding sequence ATGAGTGATATAAACGATATTGATAAACTGAATGTTCCAAAGCACCTTGCTATTATCATGGATGGTAACGGTAGGTGGGCAAAAGAACGTGGAAAACTAAGAGTTTTTGGTCACGAACATGGTGTAAAAACGGTTAGAATTGTCGTTGAAGAATGCGTTCAACTAAAGATTGAATACCTTACATTATATACTTTTTCTACAGAAAATTGGAACAGACCAAAGATAGAAGTGCAGACACTTATGCGCTTATTGGTGTCTTCTTTGAAGAAAGAACTTAAAACTTTTAACAAAAACAACATTCGTTTAAATACTATTGGTAACATAGATGCGCTGCCTTCTAAGGCGTATAGAGAGTTGGTCGAAGTAATGGATCAAACAAAGCAAAACACAGGCATGACGCTTACTTTGGCTTTGAGCTATGGGGCTCGAGAAGAGCTTCAATCTATGGTGAAAGAGATAAGTACCAAAGTTAAAAATAATATAATTTCAATTGAAAACATTGACCAAGAAATTATAAATAGCCATCTTTACACGCATGATTTACCAGACGTAGATTTGCTTATCCGTACTAGTGGAGAACATCGGATCAGCAATTTCTTATTATGGCAAATAGCGTATGCAGAGTTATATTTTATTGACGTATATTGGCCTGATTTTAGAGAGCACCACTTGGTGGAGGCCATAAAAAATTACCAGAACAGAGAACGAAGATTTGGAAAAACAAGCGAACAACTCACTTAA
- a CDS encoding DUF6089 family protein encodes MRYITLLVLLFSLSGLQAQTYEVGIFAGGANTIGDVGKTDYLLPSNIAFGGLFKWNISKRYAWRGSLTYGKFTADDTKSSSSARQQRGYVVDNSILEGSVGLEFNFVEYNLHKLGPAFTPYLYTGLTYFRYDYQYFNGGVLQDINQREGSFAVPMTVGFKYRINQFLIFGGEIGARYTFTDNLDGSNPEGSNFEEFQFGNIFSDDWYVFSGLTLTYTFGRKPCMDCFE; translated from the coding sequence ATGCGTTACATAACGTTGTTAGTATTGCTTTTTTCACTGTCGGGTTTGCAGGCGCAGACGTATGAGGTGGGTATTTTTGCTGGTGGTGCCAATACAATTGGTGATGTTGGTAAAACAGATTATCTTTTGCCTTCTAATATTGCTTTTGGCGGATTATTTAAATGGAACATAAGCAAAAGGTATGCGTGGCGAGGTAGTCTAACCTATGGTAAGTTTACTGCAGACGATACAAAATCTAGTTCAAGTGCAAGGCAGCAAAGGGGTTATGTAGTTGATAATTCTATTTTAGAAGGTTCTGTTGGTTTAGAATTTAACTTTGTAGAATATAACTTGCACAAACTTGGTCCGGCTTTTACACCTTATTTATATACGGGTCTTACCTATTTTAGGTATGATTATCAGTATTTTAATGGCGGTGTTCTACAAGATATTAATCAAAGAGAAGGAAGTTTTGCAGTGCCAATGACTGTTGGTTTTAAATATCGTATCAATCAGTTTCTTATTTTTGGGGGCGAAATTGGAGCTAGGTATACTTTTACAGATAACTTAGATGGTAGTAACCCTGAAGGTTCTAACTTTGAGGAATTTCAATTTGGTAATATTTTTAGTGATGACTGGTATGTATTTTCTGGTTTAACCCTAACTTATACCTTTGGTAGAAAACCTTGTATGGATTGTTTTGAGTAA
- a CDS encoding NAD kinase, giving the protein MKVAVYGQTYQDNAIEYLIELLDELSKVSAEVYIEKDFYDLYRAKNTAQTFSTFTIDEGLNASFDMFVSFGGDGTILRATTFVKDLGIPIVGVNTGRLGFLSTFKKEDVRKVVREFKQGAYTVVERSLVQLNTKELDVEFGDLNFALNEITVSRKDTTSMITVETFLNNEYLTSYWADGLIISTPTGSTGYSLSCGGPVIVPTAKSLVLTPIAPHNLNARPLVISDDTVIRLKVSGREENHLVSLDSRIASLENGQEITISKAPFTIKMIEYTSESFLKTLRNKLLWGEDRRN; this is encoded by the coding sequence ATGAAAGTAGCTGTATACGGTCAAACTTATCAAGATAATGCCATTGAATATCTCATTGAGTTATTAGATGAGTTAAGTAAGGTGTCTGCCGAAGTTTATATTGAAAAAGATTTTTACGATTTATACAGAGCTAAAAATACTGCCCAAACATTTTCAACATTTACAATCGATGAAGGTTTAAATGCCTCTTTTGATATGTTCGTTAGTTTTGGTGGCGATGGTACTATACTAAGGGCTACAACTTTTGTGAAAGATTTAGGTATACCAATTGTTGGTGTAAATACCGGTAGGTTGGGTTTTCTTTCCACCTTTAAAAAAGAAGATGTTAGAAAAGTAGTTCGAGAGTTTAAACAAGGTGCTTATACTGTTGTAGAACGCAGTTTGGTTCAATTGAATACGAAAGAACTTGATGTCGAATTCGGAGATCTTAATTTTGCATTGAACGAAATTACCGTAAGTAGAAAAGATACGACCTCTATGATAACGGTCGAAACATTTTTAAATAACGAGTACTTGACTTCTTATTGGGCTGACGGATTGATTATTTCAACCCCAACAGGGTCAACAGGGTATTCTTTAAGTTGTGGTGGTCCGGTAATTGTGCCAACAGCAAAGTCATTGGTTTTGACACCTATTGCACCGCATAACTTAAACGCAAGACCTTTGGTAATTTCAGATGATACCGTAATTCGGTTAAAAGTATCTGGTAGAGAAGAGAACCACTTGGTTTCTTTAGATTCAAGAATAGCATCATTAGAAAATGGTCAAGAAATAACCATAAGTAAAGCTCCCTTTACTATTAAAATGATAGAATATACTTCAGAAAGTTTTTTAAAGACCCTAAGAAATAAGCTTCTTTGGGGTGAGGATAGGCGAAATTGA
- a CDS encoding CBS domain-containing protein: protein MHIQEHIITNLPVFDIKDTTEKILEFFQDSTYSHIAILEDGRFLGLFSEIDADGLQSDAKIEEFRYELQSFFARRDTNWLDVLEIFARNEANLLPVINEKEEVTGYYCLTDIVSEFIDTPFFTDPGSILVVAKGAKDYSFSEIAQIVESNNAKLYGGFITDTQNDIIEVTLKITANNYNKVVQTFRRYNYNIVFGNSDDEFLEDLKNRSDYLEKYLNV from the coding sequence ATGCATATTCAAGAACATATTATTACGAACTTACCGGTATTCGATATTAAGGATACTACTGAGAAAATTCTAGAATTTTTTCAGGACTCAACCTATTCCCATATTGCTATATTGGAGGATGGAAGGTTTTTAGGACTTTTCTCTGAAATAGATGCCGATGGGTTACAGTCAGATGCTAAAATTGAGGAGTTTCGATATGAGCTGCAAAGTTTTTTTGCACGTAGAGATACCAATTGGTTAGATGTGTTAGAGATTTTTGCACGTAATGAAGCTAATTTGCTTCCTGTAATTAATGAGAAAGAAGAAGTTACTGGTTACTATTGTTTAACCGATATTGTTTCTGAATTTATTGATACTCCGTTCTTTACTGATCCTGGTAGTATTCTGGTAGTGGCAAAAGGAGCTAAAGATTACTCTTTTAGTGAAATTGCTCAAATAGTTGAAAGTAATAATGCCAAGCTTTATGGTGGTTTTATTACTGATACCCAAAACGATATTATTGAGGTGACATTAAAAATTACGGCTAATAATTACAATAAGGTAGTGCAGACTTTTAGACGATATAATTATAATATTGTATTTGGAAATAGTGATGATGAGTTTCTTGAAGATTTAAAGAATCGTTCAGATTACTTGGAAAAATACCTTAATGTTTAA
- a CDS encoding pyridoxine 5'-phosphate synthase, whose product MTKLSVNVNKIATLRNARGGNVPDLLKVSKDLEGFGAQGITIHPRPDERHIRYQDARDLKKTVTTEFNIEGNPVPKFIELVLEVKPEQVTLVPDSVDAITSNSGWDTIKNKEFLTDVIKTFKDAGIRTSIFVDPDPKMIEGAKAVGTDRIELYTESYATDYSQNKEEAIKPFVEAAKRANELGIGINAGHDLSLDNIEYFAKNIPNLLEVSIGHALISEALYLGLDNVVNMYLHRLK is encoded by the coding sequence ATGACAAAACTTAGCGTTAACGTAAACAAAATTGCAACTCTTAGAAATGCCCGTGGCGGTAATGTTCCAGATTTACTTAAGGTTTCTAAAGATTTAGAAGGTTTTGGAGCACAAGGGATCACTATTCATCCAAGACCAGACGAACGCCATATTAGATACCAAGATGCACGAGATTTAAAAAAAACGGTAACCACCGAATTTAATATCGAAGGTAACCCCGTTCCTAAATTCATTGAACTAGTACTAGAAGTGAAGCCAGAACAAGTAACCTTGGTACCCGATTCTGTTGATGCAATTACCTCGAACTCCGGTTGGGACACCATTAAAAACAAGGAATTTTTAACCGATGTCATTAAAACCTTTAAAGATGCCGGTATTCGCACTTCTATTTTTGTAGATCCAGACCCAAAAATGATCGAAGGTGCAAAAGCAGTCGGTACTGATAGAATTGAATTATATACTGAAAGCTACGCAACCGATTATTCTCAAAATAAAGAAGAAGCTATAAAACCATTTGTTGAAGCCGCCAAACGCGCAAACGAATTGGGTATTGGCATAAACGCTGGTCATGATTTAAGTTTAGACAACATTGAATATTTTGCTAAAAATATCCCTAACTTACTAGAAGTATCTATCGGTCACGCACTTATTAGTGAAGCATTGTACTTAGGCCTTGACAATGTTGTAAACATGTATTTACACAGATTAAAATGA
- a CDS encoding alpha/beta fold hydrolase has product MKQILHSVILGEGKPLCILHGFLGMLDNWKTLGTLYAENGFCVHLIDQRNHGKSFHSPDFNYDILADDFLNYLDEHNIESTAIIGHSMGGKTAMQFACTYPERVNKLLIADIAPKYYPPHHQEIINGLNAIDTTNLKSRKDADEQLKQHISNAGIRQFLLKNLDRDEDKKLCFKFNLEVLSEKMEEIGDNINSTDSFNGPTLFLRGDKSEYVTKNDTEIIHRHFPKATVETIDNAGHWLHAENPEQFFEKSLTFFNKG; this is encoded by the coding sequence ATGAAACAGATATTACATTCAGTAATTTTAGGAGAAGGAAAACCCTTGTGTATTTTACACGGATTTCTAGGCATGTTAGATAATTGGAAAACGTTAGGTACTTTATATGCAGAAAATGGTTTTTGCGTTCACTTAATAGACCAAAGAAATCACGGCAAAAGTTTTCATTCTCCAGATTTCAATTACGATATACTTGCAGATGATTTTCTGAATTATTTAGACGAACATAATATCGAAAGCACTGCTATAATTGGCCATTCTATGGGCGGTAAAACAGCTATGCAATTTGCATGCACATACCCTGAGCGTGTTAACAAATTGCTTATTGCCGATATCGCACCAAAATATTATCCGCCGCATCATCAAGAAATCATTAATGGTTTAAATGCCATCGATACCACAAATTTGAAATCGAGAAAAGATGCCGACGAACAATTAAAGCAACACATTTCAAATGCAGGCATACGTCAGTTTTTGTTGAAAAATCTCGACAGAGATGAGGATAAGAAACTATGTTTTAAATTCAATTTAGAGGTACTGAGCGAGAAGATGGAAGAAATTGGAGACAACATCAATAGCACAGATAGCTTTAACGGACCTACGTTGTTTTTAAGAGGAGACAAATCTGAATATGTCACTAAAAATGACACTGAAATTATACACCGTCATTTTCCAAAAGCAACTGTAGAAACTATAGATAATGCCGGACACTGGTTACATGCTGAAAACCCAGAGCAATTTTTCGAAAAATCACTTACCTTTTTCAATAAAGGATAA
- a CDS encoding phage holin family protein — protein MKLILRILLSAVAVIILANVLPNVSVDGFMTAVIVAVVLSILNLLVKPILVILTLPVTVITFGLFLLIINAIIILLADKLIDGFAVGNIWWALIFSLLLSFLQSIFFTLLKDDKS, from the coding sequence ATGAAACTAATTTTAAGAATTCTATTGAGCGCCGTTGCTGTAATTATCTTAGCGAATGTGCTACCAAACGTATCTGTAGATGGCTTTATGACCGCTGTAATCGTAGCTGTTGTATTAAGCATTTTAAATCTTCTTGTTAAACCAATATTGGTTATTCTAACGCTACCCGTAACCGTAATTACTTTTGGTTTATTTCTATTAATCATCAACGCAATAATTATTTTATTGGCAGATAAACTTATTGATGGTTTTGCCGTTGGTAACATTTGGTGGGCATTGATTTTTAGCCTCTTGCTATCTTTTTTACAATCAATCTTTTTTACACTGCTAAAAGATGACAAGTCGTAG
- the tig gene encoding trigger factor: MNITKEQIDDLNAVVKVAITKEDYQDKVDTILRDYKKQSNIPGFRKGQVPMGLIKKQYGKAVLVDEVNKLLQDNLNKYLTEEKLDVLGNPLPKQQDNFDWDQDELAFEFELGLAPNFEVSLKTKKPITQYKIVADKKMIDEQVERIQKQYGKLVTKDVVSKNDEVSGTFTNEAEEIDNKSLLETDKLKSKKALDALKGKKVGDVVTLKTKGLFTEDHMLSSALGVDKQKAEALDTEVTFTISEINEREAAELNQELFDKLFGPDSVKTEKELKERIKEDSEKQFEQQSDQKLLNDVTEYFIDNTKFELPTGFLTKWIQMTGEEPLSEEQAVEEYAKSEKGLRYQLIEGKIIRDNELQVQFDELKEFSKGFIRSQMAQFGQLDPKEEELDSIAARVLGNQDEVKRLSEQLMSQKLLNLYKEKANLKTKEVTYENFVKEVYG, encoded by the coding sequence ATGAATATTACGAAAGAGCAGATAGACGATTTAAATGCAGTAGTTAAAGTTGCTATCACAAAAGAAGATTACCAAGATAAGGTAGATACCATTTTAAGGGATTATAAGAAGCAATCTAATATTCCTGGTTTTAGAAAAGGCCAAGTTCCTATGGGTCTTATTAAAAAGCAATATGGTAAAGCTGTATTGGTTGATGAAGTAAACAAATTGTTGCAAGACAATCTTAATAAATACCTAACTGAAGAAAAGTTAGACGTTTTAGGTAACCCGTTACCAAAACAGCAAGACAATTTTGACTGGGATCAAGATGAATTGGCTTTTGAATTCGAATTAGGTCTAGCTCCTAATTTCGAGGTTTCTTTGAAAACTAAAAAACCTATTACTCAATATAAAATTGTTGCCGACAAAAAAATGATCGACGAGCAAGTTGAGCGTATTCAAAAGCAATACGGTAAACTTGTAACTAAAGATGTTGTTAGCAAGAATGATGAAGTAAGCGGTACATTTACGAATGAAGCTGAAGAAATTGACAACAAATCTTTACTTGAAACTGACAAGTTGAAAAGTAAAAAAGCTTTAGATGCATTAAAAGGCAAAAAAGTTGGTGATGTTGTTACATTGAAAACAAAAGGTTTATTCACTGAAGATCATATGTTATCTAGCGCTTTAGGTGTTGACAAACAAAAAGCTGAAGCATTAGATACCGAAGTTACTTTCACCATTTCTGAAATTAACGAAAGAGAAGCTGCTGAATTAAATCAAGAATTGTTCGATAAACTTTTTGGTCCAGACAGCGTGAAAACTGAAAAGGAATTAAAAGAGCGTATCAAAGAAGATTCTGAAAAGCAATTTGAGCAACAGTCTGATCAAAAATTATTGAACGACGTTACAGAATATTTCATTGACAACACAAAATTTGAATTACCTACCGGTTTCTTAACCAAGTGGATTCAAATGACTGGTGAAGAGCCGTTATCTGAAGAGCAAGCTGTTGAAGAGTATGCAAAATCGGAAAAAGGATTACGCTACCAGTTAATTGAAGGTAAAATAATTCGCGATAATGAACTACAAGTTCAGTTCGATGAATTGAAAGAATTTTCAAAAGGATTTATTCGTTCTCAAATGGCACAATTTGGCCAATTAGATCCTAAAGAAGAAGAATTAGACAGTATCGCCGCAAGAGTTCTTGGTAACCAAGATGAAGTAAAAAGACTATCAGAACAATTGATGAGTCAAAAATTATTGAATCTTTACAAAGAAAAGGCAAATCTTAAGACAAAGGAAGTTACCTATGAAAATTTCGTGAAAGAAGTTTACGGATAA
- the clpP gene encoding ATP-dependent Clp endopeptidase proteolytic subunit ClpP: MDYGKEFKNFAINDQGISSTYYDSIMSSMYPTNMTPNIIEERSMNIVAMDVYSRLMMDRIIFMGTGINDQVANIIQAQLLFLASVDAKKDIQIYINSPGGSVYAGLGIYDTMQFITPDVATICTGMAASMGAVLLCAGEKGKRSGLQHSRVMIHQPMGGAQGQASDIEITAREILKLKEELYQIIAEHSSTDIEKVREDSDRDYWMKADEALKYGMIDEILVREKK; encoded by the coding sequence ATGGATTACGGAAAAGAATTCAAGAATTTCGCTATAAACGATCAAGGCATTAGCAGCACTTACTACGACTCTATAATGAGCAGCATGTACCCAACGAACATGACGCCTAACATTATTGAAGAGCGTTCTATGAATATTGTTGCAATGGACGTTTACTCACGTTTAATGATGGACCGCATCATTTTCATGGGCACAGGTATTAATGACCAAGTAGCCAATATTATTCAAGCACAACTATTGTTTTTAGCAAGTGTTGACGCTAAAAAAGATATTCAAATTTATATTAACTCACCAGGTGGCAGTGTATATGCAGGTTTAGGTATTTATGATACTATGCAGTTCATTACGCCAGATGTTGCTACTATCTGTACTGGTATGGCAGCTTCTATGGGTGCAGTACTTTTATGCGCAGGTGAAAAAGGAAAACGTAGTGGTCTTCAACACTCTCGTGTTATGATTCACCAACCAATGGGCGGTGCACAAGGTCAAGCTAGTGATATTGAAATTACAGCTAGAGAGATATTGAAGTTAAAAGAAGAACTATATCAAATCATAGCAGAACACTCTAGTACTGATATTGAGAAAGTTCGTGAAGATAGTGACCGTGATTACTGGATGAAAGCTGATGAAGCTCTTAAATACGGTATGATTGATGAAATATTGGTAAGGGAGAAGAAGTAA
- the clpX gene encoding ATP-dependent Clp protease ATP-binding subunit ClpX — MAKENLECSFCGRKKPETNLLIAGLDAHICDRCIEQAHGIVAEESKQTKTNDLSSELVLKKPQEIKEFLDTFIIGQERTKKVMSVAVYNHYKRLLQPSSAEDDIEIQKSNIIMVGQTGTGKTLMAKTIAKLLNVPLAIVDATVLTEAGYVGEDVESILTRLLQAADYNLEKAERGIVFIDEIDKIARKGDNPSITRDVSGEGVQQGLLKLLEGTVVNVPPKGGRKHPDQKFIEVNTENILFIAGGAFDGIERAITKRLNMQAVGYSASKSDNFLDDSNLLQYIIPRDLKDFGLIPEIIGRLPVLTHMNPLDKKTLRAILTEPKNAIIKQYEKLFAMDDITFTITDQALDYIVEKAIEYKLGARGLRSLCEAIFTDAMFEMPSTGDTKFKVTKPYAEEMLSHDTIKKLKAVS; from the coding sequence ATGGCAAAGGAAAATTTAGAGTGTTCATTTTGCGGTAGAAAAAAGCCAGAAACCAATTTATTGATTGCTGGGTTAGATGCGCATATTTGTGATCGCTGTATTGAGCAAGCTCACGGTATTGTTGCCGAAGAGTCAAAACAGACAAAGACCAACGATCTTTCTTCTGAACTTGTTTTAAAGAAACCTCAAGAAATTAAGGAATTTTTAGACACTTTTATTATAGGACAAGAGCGTACCAAAAAAGTAATGTCTGTTGCGGTTTACAATCACTACAAAAGGTTATTACAACCTTCATCAGCAGAAGATGATATAGAGATTCAAAAAAGTAACATTATTATGGTAGGGCAAACCGGTACCGGTAAGACCCTTATGGCTAAGACCATTGCCAAATTACTTAATGTACCATTAGCGATTGTTGATGCTACTGTATTAACAGAAGCTGGTTATGTTGGTGAAGATGTAGAAAGTATTCTTACCCGTCTTTTACAAGCGGCAGATTACAATCTTGAAAAAGCTGAAAGAGGTATTGTTTTTATTGATGAAATTGATAAAATTGCTCGTAAGGGTGATAACCCTTCAATTACAAGAGATGTATCTGGAGAAGGTGTACAACAAGGACTTCTAAAATTATTGGAAGGTACTGTAGTAAACGTTCCACCAAAAGGAGGAAGAAAGCACCCAGACCAGAAATTTATTGAAGTTAATACAGAAAATATCTTATTTATTGCCGGCGGAGCTTTTGACGGTATTGAGCGTGCTATTACAAAACGTTTGAATATGCAAGCTGTTGGGTATAGCGCTTCTAAATCTGATAATTTTTTAGATGACAGCAATTTATTGCAATACATCATACCTAGAGATTTGAAAGATTTTGGACTTATACCTGAGATTATTGGTAGACTTCCTGTTTTAACACATATGAATCCGTTAGACAAGAAGACATTAAGAGCTATCTTAACCGAACCTAAGAATGCGATTATAAAACAATACGAGAAGTTGTTTGCAATGGATGACATTACTTTCACCATTACAGATCAAGCTTTAGATTATATTGTAGAAAAAGCAATCGAGTATAAACTTGGAGCAAGAGGATTAAGATCTTTATGCGAAGCTATTTTTACTGACGCAATGTTCGAGATGCCAAGTACTGGTGACACAAAATTCAAAGTCACAAAACCATATGCCGAAGAAATGCTATCTCACGATACCATTAAAAAACTAAAGGCAGTTTCATAA
- a CDS encoding GH3 auxin-responsive promoter family protein — translation MPITLFNSIASWLLKKRYHQIELFLKYPDEVQEEVLLQLLEFAEDTEVGRTYDFESIKSYNDFKERLPIVSYEEIQPIIERTRRGEQNLFWPTKVKLFAKSSGTTDAKSKFIPVSGEALEDCHYKSSKDLLCLYLNNNENSQLFTGKSLRLGGSKELYEDNGSLFGDLSAILIDNMPLWAEYSSTPSNKVSLMSEWESKLMAIIHESVQENVTSLAGVPSWMLVLLNKVLEETGKEHLFQVWENLEVYFHGGVNFNPYKEQYKKILPNSNFRYYEIYNASEGFFAIQDRNGADDLLLMLDYGIFYEFIPMDVYGTFSEEAIPLWSVELGKNYAIIITTNSGLWRYKIGDTVRFTSKSPYRIKVTGRTKHHINVFGEELIIENAEEALKIACSKTEAEIMDYTAGPVFMEGKEKGAHEWIMEFRTLPQDFSAFVEIFDNALKSLNSDYEAKRLNNITLNAPLVHIARKNLFYDWLKSNDKLGGQHKIPRLSNKRDYLEELLRMNK, via the coding sequence ATGCCAATTACCCTATTTAATTCAATTGCCTCTTGGTTGCTAAAAAAACGTTACCATCAAATCGAGCTTTTTTTAAAGTATCCTGATGAGGTTCAAGAAGAGGTTTTACTTCAATTGCTTGAATTTGCAGAAGATACAGAGGTTGGTAGAACCTATGATTTTGAGTCGATTAAATCGTACAATGATTTTAAAGAACGTTTACCTATAGTTTCTTATGAAGAAATTCAACCAATTATAGAACGTACTAGAAGAGGTGAGCAAAATCTGTTTTGGCCTACCAAAGTAAAATTGTTTGCGAAAAGTAGTGGTACAACAGACGCCAAAAGTAAATTTATACCTGTTAGTGGCGAGGCATTAGAAGATTGTCATTACAAGTCTAGTAAAGATTTATTGTGCCTTTATTTAAATAACAACGAAAACTCACAGCTTTTTACAGGAAAGAGTTTGCGACTAGGTGGTAGTAAAGAGCTCTATGAGGATAATGGCTCGTTATTTGGAGATTTATCTGCTATTTTGATTGATAACATGCCATTGTGGGCAGAGTACAGTAGTACGCCTAGTAATAAGGTTTCGTTAATGAGTGAGTGGGAGAGTAAGCTTATGGCTATCATTCACGAAAGTGTTCAAGAGAATGTTACGAGTTTGGCCGGTGTGCCTTCTTGGATGTTGGTATTATTGAATAAAGTACTTGAAGAAACGGGTAAAGAGCATCTCTTTCAAGTTTGGGAAAACTTAGAGGTATACTTTCACGGAGGTGTAAACTTTAACCCTTACAAAGAGCAGTACAAAAAAATACTTCCGAATAGTAATTTTAGATACTACGAAATCTATAATGCATCTGAAGGCTTCTTTGCTATTCAAGATAGAAACGGAGCTGATGATTTGTTATTGATGTTAGACTATGGCATTTTCTATGAATTTATTCCGATGGATGTTTATGGTACTTTTAGTGAAGAGGCAATACCCTTGTGGAGTGTGGAGTTAGGTAAAAATTATGCTATAATCATTACTACGAACTCAGGATTGTGGAGGTATAAAATTGGAGATACGGTTCGGTTTACGTCTAAAAGTCCATATAGAATTAAAGTAACAGGTCGAACAAAGCATCATATAAATGTATTTGGAGAAGAGCTTATTATAGAGAACGCTGAAGAAGCTTTAAAGATCGCGTGTTCAAAAACGGAAGCCGAAATAATGGATTATACTGCCGGACCCGTCTTTATGGAGGGTAAAGAAAAAGGTGCCCACGAATGGATTATGGAGTTTAGAACCTTGCCACAAGATTTTAGTGCATTTGTAGAAATATTTGATAACGCATTAAAATCTCTCAACTCAGATTATGAAGCTAAAAGATTAAATAATATTACCCTAAACGCGCCATTAGTACACATTGCACGTAAGAACTTATTTTATGATTGGCTAAAGTCAAATGACAAGCTTGGTGGTCAGCATAAAATTCCGAGATTGTCAAATAAGAGAGATTATTTAGAAGAGCTTTTGCGAATGAACAAGTAA
- a CDS encoding DUF2797 domain-containing protein, producing the protein MQYEGVLRKMQTEIGSPIQYYMLFESDFLNVNQILDKTLKIEFIKHQCLNCGNDRPIYRQGFCKTCFFEIPSAGDWIMRPELSKAHLDQEDRDLAYEKKVQLQPHIVYLANSSNVKVGVTRKGQIPTRWIDQGAHEAIEIVEVPNRYLAGITEVALKDHVGDKTNWRTMLTNTVVDENLQEWRDKLKQYIPEEALPYFLDSNEETELEFPVLQYPTKVKSLNLTKTPTFKGKLKGIKGQYLIFEDNTVFNVRGSEGYYVGLTIS; encoded by the coding sequence ATGCAATACGAGGGAGTACTTAGAAAAATGCAGACAGAAATAGGAAGTCCGATTCAATATTATATGTTGTTCGAATCTGACTTTTTGAATGTAAATCAAATTCTGGATAAAACATTAAAAATAGAATTCATTAAGCATCAATGTCTAAATTGTGGCAATGACCGCCCCATTTACAGACAAGGTTTTTGCAAAACATGTTTTTTTGAAATACCATCTGCAGGAGATTGGATTATGAGACCCGAGTTAAGCAAAGCGCATTTAGATCAAGAAGACCGAGATTTAGCATATGAGAAAAAGGTGCAATTGCAACCACATATTGTATACTTAGCCAATTCTAGCAATGTAAAAGTCGGTGTAACCAGAAAAGGACAAATACCAACACGTTGGATTGACCAAGGCGCTCATGAAGCTATTGAAATCGTAGAAGTACCAAACAGATATTTAGCCGGCATAACTGAAGTTGCCCTAAAAGACCATGTCGGTGATAAAACAAATTGGCGCACTATGCTTACTAATACAGTTGTCGATGAAAATCTTCAAGAATGGCGCGATAAGCTAAAGCAATATATACCTGAAGAGGCACTACCCTATTTTTTAGATTCTAATGAAGAAACTGAATTAGAATTTCCGGTACTACAGTATCCGACCAAAGTAAAAAGTTTGAACCTAACTAAAACACCAACTTTTAAGGGTAAATTAAAAGGTATTAAAGGTCAATACCTCATCTTTGAAGACAACACCGTTTTCAATGTAAGAGGCAGCGAAGGTTATTACGTAGGCTTAACTATTAGTTAG